The proteins below are encoded in one region of Pectinophora gossypiella chromosome 26, ilPecGoss1.1, whole genome shotgun sequence:
- the LOC126378518 gene encoding ITG-like peptide — translation MWRLNMALSAIVVLTCLASAHAWGGLFNRFSSDMLANLGYGRGPYRHYPYGQVEPEEVYAEALEGNRIDDVIDEPAHCYSAPCATNGDCCRGLLCLDTEDGGRCLPAFAGRKLGEICSRENQCDAGLVCEEVVPGEMHVCRPPSAGRKQYNEDCNVSSECDITRGLCCIMQRRHRQKPRKSCGYFKEPLVCIGPVATDQIREFVQHTAGEKRVGVYRLH, via the exons ATGTGGCG CTTAAACATGGCCCTAAGCGCGATCGTGGTGCTGACATGCCTGGCGTCGGCGCATGCGTGGGGCGGGCTCTTCAACCGGTTCAGCTCTGACATGTTGGCCAACCTGGGGTACGGTCGCGGGCCATACCGCCACTACCCCTACGGACAA GTGGAGCCAGAGGAGGTATACGCCGAGGCTCTTGAAGGCAACCGCATTGACGACGTGATCGACGAACCAGCTCACTGCTACTCCGCCCCCTGCGCTACCAACGGTGACTGCTGCCGAGGACTGCTCTGTTTGGATACTG AGGATGGTGGTCGTTGCCTCCCAGCATTCGCAGGCAGGAAGCTTGGAGAGATTTGCAGCCGCGAAAACCAGTGTGACGCCGGGCTGGTCTGCGAGGAAGTCGTACCAG GAGAAATGCATGTCTGCCGCCCGCCATCCGCCGGTCGCAAGCAATATAACGAAGACTGCAACGTATCCAGCGAGTGTGATATCACGCGAGGCCTCTGCTGCATCATGCAGCGCAGACACCGACAGAAGCCACGGAAG aGCTGCGGTTACTTCAAGGAACCCCTCGTGTGCATCGGACCAGTAGCGACGGACCAAATCCGCGAGTTTGTACAGCACACGGCGGGCGAGAAACGGGTCGGCGTATACCGTctccattaa